The following proteins are co-located in the Polymorphospora rubra genome:
- a CDS encoding UDP-N-acetylmuramate dehydrogenase, translating into MNSVPDVSAQAPTTGEPTSPRSLAAYTTLRLGGPPRRLLTAGDAAETVQSIREAAFDDQPVLILAGGSNVVVGDAGFPGLVVLVRSRGVRTVAEDAGTVTVRVAAGEPWDDFVAYTVDAGLSGVECLSGIPGSAGATPIQNVGAYGQEVAETISAVEAYDRVTDETLRLTPADCGFAYRGSVFKHSDRRVVLSVDFRLARSPLSSPVRYAELARALGVTTGDRVPLAQARTAVLALRAGKGMVLDPADPDTRSVGSFFTNPVLDAAAYEALLARAVAVGEPPSWPDPSGVVKVSAAWLIDRAGFTKGYGDRGPVAISSKHTLALTHRGGGTTGDLLALAREIRDGVHARFGVTLHPEPVLVNCEL; encoded by the coding sequence GTGAACAGCGTGCCCGACGTTAGTGCCCAAGCGCCGACCACCGGTGAACCGACCAGCCCCCGATCGCTGGCCGCCTACACGACCCTGCGGCTCGGTGGCCCGCCACGCCGACTCTTAACCGCTGGCGACGCCGCTGAAACCGTGCAAAGCATACGAGAGGCGGCGTTCGACGATCAGCCTGTTCTGATTCTCGCCGGCGGCAGCAACGTGGTGGTCGGCGACGCCGGATTCCCCGGCCTCGTCGTGCTCGTCCGGTCGCGGGGCGTGCGGACCGTGGCCGAGGACGCCGGGACCGTCACCGTGCGGGTCGCGGCCGGCGAACCGTGGGACGACTTCGTCGCGTACACCGTCGACGCCGGGCTGTCCGGGGTCGAATGCCTCTCCGGCATCCCCGGCTCGGCCGGCGCCACCCCGATCCAGAACGTCGGGGCGTACGGGCAGGAGGTGGCCGAGACGATCAGCGCCGTCGAGGCGTACGACCGGGTGACCGACGAGACCCTGCGGCTGACCCCGGCGGACTGCGGCTTCGCCTACCGGGGGAGCGTCTTCAAGCACAGCGACCGCAGGGTGGTGCTCTCGGTCGACTTCCGGCTGGCCCGCTCGCCGCTGTCGTCGCCGGTCCGGTACGCCGAGCTGGCCCGCGCGCTCGGCGTGACGACCGGTGACCGGGTGCCGCTGGCCCAGGCGCGGACGGCGGTCCTGGCCCTGCGGGCCGGCAAGGGCATGGTGCTCGATCCGGCGGATCCGGACACCCGCTCGGTCGGCTCGTTCTTCACCAACCCGGTGCTCGACGCGGCGGCGTACGAGGCGCTGCTGGCCCGGGCCGTGGCGGTGGGCGAGCCGCCGTCCTGGCCCGATCCGTCCGGCGTCGTCAAGGTCAGCGCGGCCTGGTTGATCGACCGGGCCGGCTTCACCAAGGGGTACGGCGACCGGGGGCCGGTCGCGATCTCGTCGAAGCACACCCTGGCGCTGACCCATCGGGGCGGCGGCACGACGGGTGACCTGCTGGCGCTGGCCCGGGAGATCCGGGACGGCGTGCACGCCCGGTTCGGGGTGACCCTGCATCCGGAGCCGGTGCTGGTCAACTGCGAACTCTAA
- the phoU gene encoding phosphate signaling complex protein PhoU — protein sequence MREEFRADLHTVSQLLVDMAEAVRAAMRNATRALLAADRAAAEAVIARDAEIDSLYSQVEARVSDLLARQAPVATDLRTVVTALHVAADLERMGDLADHVAKTALRRHPSPAVPAELRPIFVSMAEVADGIANKIANVLSKPDADRAVELERDDDVMDQLHRNLFSTLLDDAWPYGVETAIDGALLGRFYERYADHAVNAGRHVHYLVTGEHPY from the coding sequence ATGCGCGAGGAGTTCCGCGCCGACCTGCACACCGTCAGCCAGCTGCTGGTGGACATGGCAGAGGCCGTACGCGCCGCCATGCGTAACGCCACCCGGGCACTGCTCGCGGCCGACCGGGCCGCGGCGGAGGCGGTGATCGCCCGGGACGCCGAGATCGACAGCCTCTACTCGCAGGTCGAGGCCCGGGTCTCCGACCTGCTCGCCCGGCAGGCGCCGGTAGCCACCGACCTGCGTACGGTCGTCACCGCACTGCACGTGGCCGCGGACCTGGAGCGGATGGGCGACCTCGCGGACCACGTGGCGAAGACGGCGCTGCGCCGGCACCCGTCGCCGGCCGTTCCCGCCGAGCTGCGGCCGATCTTCGTGTCGATGGCCGAGGTCGCCGACGGGATCGCCAACAAGATCGCCAACGTGCTGTCGAAGCCCGACGCCGACCGGGCCGTCGAGCTGGAGCGCGACGACGACGTCATGGACCAGCTGCACCGCAACCTCTTCAGCACGCTGCTCGACGACGCGTGGCCGTACGGCGTCGAGACCGCGATCGACGGCGCGCTGCTCGGCCGGTTCTACGAGCGGTACGCCGACCACGCGGTGAACGCCGGCCGCCACGTGCACTACCTGGTCACCGGGGAGCACCCGTACTGA
- a CDS encoding phosphoglyceromutase, with product MRFMTVGTLVLLRHGESEWNAKNLFTGWVDVDLNAKGEAEARRGGELLRDHDLLPDVVHTSVLRRAIRTAELALHAADRHWIAVRRSWRLNERHYGALQGKNKKETLEAYGEEQFTIWRRSYDTPPPPIEADSEWSQTDDPRYFALPPELAPRTECLKDVVERMLPYWYDSIVPDLLAGRTVLVAAHGNSLRGLVKHLDGISDEAIAKLNIPTGIPLRYDLDPQLRPITTGGSYLDPEAAKEAAAAVANQGR from the coding sequence ATGAGATTCATGACTGTGGGGACGTTGGTGCTGCTGCGGCACGGCGAGAGCGAGTGGAACGCCAAGAACCTCTTCACCGGTTGGGTCGACGTCGACCTGAACGCCAAGGGTGAGGCCGAGGCCCGGCGCGGCGGCGAGCTGCTGCGCGATCATGACCTGCTGCCCGACGTGGTGCACACCAGCGTGCTGCGCCGTGCCATCCGCACCGCCGAGCTGGCGCTGCACGCCGCCGACCGGCACTGGATCGCGGTGCGTCGCTCGTGGCGGCTCAACGAACGGCACTACGGCGCGCTCCAGGGCAAGAACAAGAAGGAGACCCTGGAGGCGTACGGCGAGGAGCAGTTCACCATCTGGCGGCGCTCCTACGACACCCCACCGCCGCCGATCGAGGCGGACAGCGAGTGGTCGCAGACCGACGACCCGCGCTACTTCGCTCTGCCGCCCGAGCTGGCGCCGCGCACCGAGTGCCTCAAGGACGTGGTGGAGCGGATGCTGCCGTACTGGTACGACTCGATCGTGCCGGACCTGCTCGCCGGCCGCACGGTGCTGGTCGCGGCGCACGGCAACTCGCTGCGCGGGCTGGTGAAGCATCTGGACGGGATCTCCGACGAGGCGATCGCCAAGCTCAACATCCCGACCGGTATCCCGCTGCGCTACGACCTCGACCCGCAGCTGCGTCCGATCACCACGGGCGGCAGCTACCTCGACCCGGAGGCGGCCAAGGAGGCTGCCGCGGCGGTGGCGAACCAGGGTCGCTGA
- a CDS encoding LPXTG cell wall anchor domain-containing protein produces MGKISAVRRLLSATVLAAAVSVPLLPVAAAARPSPPAPILPGLPVIPGLGGDRPADDGPAPGPDADDPARAGDGDRPAAATGDATQEEAARPLAITKAADAAQVMPGAKVNYQIVLRSGQGLDDIEVVDDLTGVLDDARYDGNATATAGRLDWNEPELTWTGDVPAGEPVVISYSITVNPEHTGDLRLRNVVRGPAESNCDPAYRQGGCAVSSFVLEPVARPSTPPPLPNTGASVTWLAAVGGGLLAVGAVALVVARRRRAG; encoded by the coding sequence ATGGGGAAGATCTCTGCCGTCCGCCGCCTGCTGTCCGCGACCGTGCTCGCCGCCGCCGTGTCCGTGCCGCTCCTGCCGGTCGCCGCGGCCGCCCGGCCGTCGCCGCCCGCCCCGATCCTGCCGGGGCTGCCGGTCATCCCCGGCCTCGGCGGTGACAGGCCGGCCGACGACGGCCCCGCGCCGGGGCCGGACGCCGACGATCCGGCCCGGGCCGGTGACGGGGACCGTCCCGCCGCCGCGACCGGCGACGCGACCCAGGAGGAGGCCGCCCGGCCGCTGGCCATCACCAAGGCCGCCGACGCCGCCCAGGTCATGCCCGGAGCCAAGGTCAACTACCAGATCGTCCTGCGCAGCGGGCAGGGGCTCGACGACATCGAGGTCGTCGACGACCTCACCGGTGTGCTCGACGACGCCCGGTACGACGGCAACGCGACCGCCACGGCCGGCCGGCTGGACTGGAACGAACCGGAGCTGACCTGGACCGGCGACGTGCCGGCCGGCGAGCCGGTGGTGATCAGCTACTCGATCACCGTGAACCCCGAACACACCGGTGACCTGCGGTTGCGCAACGTCGTCCGAGGCCCGGCCGAGAGTAACTGCGACCCGGCCTACCGGCAGGGCGGCTGCGCCGTCTCGTCGTTCGTGCTCGAACCGGTGGCCCGGCCCAGCACCCCGCCGCCGCTGCCGAACACCGGCGCGTCGGTCACCTGGCTCGCCGCCGTCGGCGGCGGCCTGCTCGCCGTCGGTGCCGTCGCCCTCGTGGTCGCCCGGCGCCGCCGGGCCGGCTGA
- a CDS encoding YbjN domain-containing protein, whose amino-acid sequence MRPQGEVAALVEAVCADRELEFESTGEFSYAVTLPGTHKLKTVCNLIVGEHALRVEAFVMRQPDERREELWAWLLQRNSRMYGVAFAIDPVGDVYLTGRVGLGGVDEDELDRLLGSVLTYADESFDTMLEIGFGTAIRREWEWRVRNGESTANLRAFAHLFEPSTTGETGLDRP is encoded by the coding sequence TTGAGGCCGCAGGGCGAGGTGGCGGCACTGGTCGAGGCGGTGTGCGCCGACCGCGAGCTGGAATTCGAGTCGACCGGCGAGTTCTCGTACGCGGTCACGCTGCCCGGTACCCACAAGCTCAAGACGGTCTGCAACCTGATCGTCGGCGAGCACGCGCTGCGCGTCGAGGCGTTCGTGATGCGGCAGCCCGACGAGCGGCGCGAGGAACTGTGGGCCTGGCTGCTGCAGCGCAACTCCCGCATGTACGGCGTCGCGTTCGCCATCGATCCGGTCGGCGACGTCTATCTGACCGGTCGGGTCGGACTGGGCGGGGTCGACGAGGACGAACTCGACCGGCTGCTCGGCTCGGTGCTGACGTACGCCGACGAGTCGTTCGACACGATGCTGGAGATCGGTTTCGGGACGGCGATCCGGCGTGAGTGGGAATGGCGGGTCCGAAACGGCGAATCGACGGCCAACCTGCGGGCGTTCGCGCATCTTTTCGAGCCTTCGACGACCGGGGAGACGGGTTTGGACCGCCCCTGA
- a CDS encoding MDR family MFS transporter, with translation MRSVRGWLRDTAGGLPRAFWYLWAGTLINRLGSFVLIFLAVYLTSERGFSELQAGLVLGLWGAGGTVGTLAGGTLADRWGRRPTLLTAHLGAATMMLGLGLARDLWAVAVGALLLGMFAEAARPAFSAMMVDVVPERDRLRAFSLNYWALNLGFACAAILAGFAAQADYLLLFLVNAATTTVTAVIIFRKVRESAPARTTVKLTGTPAPAGGLRTALTDRVFLVFVVLNLLLALIFMQHISMLPIAMGQDGLSPATYGSVIALNGVLIVVGQLFVPRLIRGRSRSHVLALAALITGIGFGLTAFAEVAWFYALTVLIWTLGEMLQSPSNSTLIAELSPSTLRGRYAGVFSLSWSLASFAAPIAGGWVQQTLGNSVLWLGCGALAGFVAVAQLLSGPARERRAAALRAAAAPAPVDAGPKPVEADATSEPAGEPLVAPLPPVEASGAAVAPTEKGVTTTG, from the coding sequence GTGCGGAGCGTTCGAGGTTGGTTACGGGACACGGCCGGCGGTCTCCCCCGGGCCTTCTGGTACCTGTGGGCGGGCACGCTGATCAACCGCCTCGGCTCCTTCGTCCTGATCTTCCTGGCGGTCTACCTCACCAGCGAGCGCGGCTTCTCCGAACTGCAGGCCGGCCTCGTACTCGGCCTCTGGGGCGCCGGCGGCACGGTCGGCACCCTCGCGGGCGGCACCCTCGCCGACCGTTGGGGACGCCGCCCGACCCTGCTCACCGCGCACCTCGGCGCCGCGACGATGATGCTGGGGCTCGGCCTGGCCCGCGACCTGTGGGCGGTCGCCGTCGGCGCGCTCCTGCTCGGCATGTTCGCCGAGGCGGCCCGGCCGGCCTTCTCCGCGATGATGGTCGACGTGGTGCCGGAGCGGGACCGGCTACGGGCCTTCTCGCTCAACTACTGGGCCCTCAACCTCGGCTTCGCCTGTGCCGCGATCCTGGCCGGCTTCGCCGCCCAGGCCGACTACCTGCTGCTCTTCCTCGTCAACGCGGCCACCACGACGGTGACCGCGGTGATCATCTTCCGCAAGGTCCGGGAGTCGGCGCCGGCCCGGACCACCGTGAAACTCACCGGTACGCCGGCACCGGCCGGCGGGCTGCGGACCGCGCTGACCGACCGGGTGTTCCTCGTCTTCGTCGTCCTGAACCTGCTGTTGGCGCTGATCTTCATGCAGCACATCTCGATGCTGCCGATCGCGATGGGCCAGGACGGACTGTCGCCGGCGACGTACGGGTCGGTGATCGCGCTCAACGGCGTGCTGATCGTGGTCGGGCAACTCTTCGTACCGCGCCTGATCAGGGGCCGTAGCCGGTCGCACGTACTCGCCCTGGCCGCCCTGATCACCGGCATCGGATTCGGGCTCACCGCGTTCGCCGAGGTCGCCTGGTTCTACGCCCTCACCGTGCTGATCTGGACCCTCGGCGAGATGCTCCAGTCACCGTCCAACTCCACGCTGATCGCCGAGCTGTCGCCCAGCACGCTGCGGGGCAGGTACGCGGGCGTCTTCTCGCTGTCCTGGTCGCTGGCGTCGTTCGCCGCGCCGATCGCCGGTGGCTGGGTGCAGCAGACTCTCGGCAACTCGGTGCTGTGGCTCGGCTGCGGCGCGCTGGCCGGCTTCGTCGCCGTCGCCCAGCTGCTCTCCGGACCGGCCCGGGAACGGCGGGCCGCGGCCCTGCGCGCGGCGGCCGCACCGGCCCCGGTCGACGCCGGTCCGAAGCCGGTCGAGGCGGACGCGACCTCCGAACCCGCCGGGGAGCCGCTGGTGGCACCGCTGCCGCCGGTCGAGGCCAGCGGGGCGGCGGTCGCCCCGACCGAGAAGGGCGTCACGACGACCGGGTGA
- a CDS encoding SDR family oxidoreductase, with protein MTPIAIVTGASSGIGAATARRLGTEGFHVVLAARRVDRLETLLAEITAGGGRATAVGCDVTSDGSVADLAAAVDDLPGPVTLLVNNAGGARGLDQVEDADIGDWQWMYDVNVLGTLRVTKALLPALERSGAATVVVVSSTAGLGVYEGGGGYTAAKHAQTALAGTLRLELNGRPIRVVEIDPGMVRTDEFGLVRFDGDADRAAAVYAGVAEPLVADDIADCVAWCATRPHHVNVDRLVVRPLAQAAQHKVHRVS; from the coding sequence ATGACCCCTATCGCGATCGTCACCGGAGCGTCGAGCGGAATCGGCGCGGCGACCGCGCGGCGGCTCGGCACCGAGGGCTTCCACGTCGTGCTGGCCGCCCGCCGGGTGGACCGCCTGGAGACCCTGCTCGCCGAGATCACCGCCGGTGGCGGCCGGGCGACGGCGGTGGGCTGCGACGTCACGTCGGACGGATCGGTCGCCGACCTGGCCGCCGCGGTCGACGACCTCCCCGGCCCGGTGACCCTGCTGGTCAACAACGCCGGCGGGGCGCGCGGGCTGGACCAGGTCGAAGACGCCGACATCGGCGACTGGCAGTGGATGTACGACGTGAACGTGCTCGGCACCCTGCGGGTCACCAAGGCGCTGCTGCCCGCCCTGGAACGGTCCGGTGCCGCGACGGTGGTCGTGGTCAGCTCGACCGCCGGGCTCGGCGTCTACGAGGGCGGGGGCGGCTACACCGCCGCCAAGCACGCGCAGACCGCGCTGGCCGGCACGCTGCGCCTCGAACTCAACGGCCGCCCGATCCGGGTGGTCGAGATCGATCCGGGGATGGTGCGCACCGACGAGTTCGGGCTGGTCCGCTTCGACGGGGACGCGGACCGGGCCGCCGCCGTCTACGCGGGCGTCGCCGAGCCGCTGGTCGCCGACGACATCGCCGACTGCGTCGCCTGGTGCGCCACCCGCCCGCACCACGTCAACGTCGACCGTCTCGTGGTCCGGCCGCTGGCCCAGGCCGCGCAGCACAAGGTGCACCGGGTGAGCTGA
- the mshA gene encoding D-inositol-3-phosphate glycosyltransferase: protein MAEMHTGVARQRGLQPWPTPRRIATLSVHTSPLHQPGTGDAGGMNVYIVEVARRLADAGVEVEIFTRATAGDLPPTVEMAPGVKVRHVISGPFEGLAKEELPAQMCAFTTGVLRAEAARAPGYYDLVHSHYWLSGQVGWLAKERWGVPLVHSAHTLAKVKNARLATGDRPEPKARIIGEEQLVVEADRLVANTRVEAHDLIDSYGADPTRVAVVEPGVDLDRFRPPATGTEAATRLAARRRLGLSEQGYVVAFVGRIQPLKAPDVLLHAAAALRSRDPEIAGRLTVVIVGGPSGTGLDRPTALIDLAASLGIADAVRFLPPQTGDDLPALYRAADLVAVPSHNESFGLVALEAQACGTPVVAAAVGGLVTAVRDQISGMLVDGHDPVDWARVLGGLLAAPARRAGLGRGAVRHARNFSWTRTAAGLIKVYRGAVAEHRSRTLSQLTDGAAAISAGAF, encoded by the coding sequence GTGGCGGAAATGCACACCGGCGTAGCGCGGCAGCGAGGTCTCCAGCCGTGGCCGACACCCCGACGGATCGCCACCCTTTCCGTGCACACCTCGCCACTGCACCAACCCGGCACGGGCGACGCCGGCGGCATGAACGTCTACATCGTCGAGGTCGCCCGCCGCCTCGCCGACGCCGGGGTGGAGGTCGAGATCTTCACCCGCGCGACAGCCGGCGACCTGCCTCCCACCGTCGAGATGGCCCCCGGCGTGAAGGTCCGGCACGTCATCTCCGGACCGTTCGAAGGACTCGCCAAGGAAGAGCTGCCGGCCCAGATGTGCGCCTTCACCACCGGCGTACTGCGGGCCGAAGCGGCCCGTGCCCCCGGCTACTACGACCTTGTGCACTCCCACTACTGGCTTTCCGGCCAGGTCGGCTGGCTGGCCAAGGAGCGCTGGGGCGTGCCGCTCGTACACAGCGCGCACACCCTCGCCAAGGTCAAGAACGCCCGGCTCGCCACCGGCGACCGGCCCGAGCCCAAGGCCCGGATCATCGGCGAGGAGCAGTTGGTCGTCGAAGCCGACCGCCTCGTGGCCAACACCCGCGTCGAAGCCCACGACCTGATCGACAGCTACGGGGCCGACCCGACCCGGGTCGCGGTCGTCGAACCCGGCGTCGACCTCGACCGCTTCCGGCCGCCGGCCACCGGGACCGAGGCCGCCACCCGGCTCGCCGCCCGCCGCCGGCTCGGCCTGTCCGAGCAGGGGTACGTCGTCGCGTTCGTCGGCCGGATCCAGCCGTTGAAGGCCCCCGACGTCCTGTTGCACGCCGCCGCCGCGTTGCGCTCCCGCGACCCCGAGATCGCCGGCCGGCTGACCGTGGTGATCGTCGGCGGTCCGAGCGGCACCGGCCTGGACCGGCCCACCGCGCTGATCGACCTGGCCGCATCGCTCGGCATCGCCGACGCCGTACGGTTCCTGCCACCCCAGACCGGCGACGACCTGCCGGCGCTCTACCGGGCCGCGGACCTGGTGGCGGTGCCGTCCCACAACGAATCCTTCGGCCTGGTGGCGCTGGAGGCGCAGGCGTGCGGCACGCCGGTCGTCGCCGCTGCCGTCGGCGGCCTGGTGACCGCCGTACGCGACCAGATCAGCGGCATGCTCGTCGACGGTCACGACCCGGTCGACTGGGCCCGGGTGCTGGGCGGCCTGCTCGCCGCACCGGCCCGCCGGGCCGGGCTGGGGCGGGGCGCGGTCCGCCACGCCCGCAACTTCTCGTGGACGCGCACGGCCGCCGGCCTGATCAAGGTCTACCGTGGGGCGGTGGCCGAGCACCGCAGCAGGACGCTGTCGCAACTGACCGACGGCGCGGCGGCGATCAGCGCGGGTGCGTTCTAG
- a CDS encoding MDR family MFS transporter, producing MRTWLRDTAGGLPATYWYLWTGLLINRTGAFAMLFLSLYLTDVRGAREAVAGLVVGAYGIGGAAGVLLGGVLADSWGRRRTLLWSHVAAGSLMVAMAFADGIGTIAVLATLVGIVHSMPGPAFVAAIVDIVPEERRSRAFNLQFWAFNLGMAAASLLAGVLAEASFTALFLVDAVATLTTAAIIAWKVPETLTGQRPRRVRGGPGLRTALTDRAFLVFVALTFALAVLVTQTSTIMPLAMRADGLGPGAYGIVVAVGGALIVVGQLFVPRLIDGRRKHHVLALSTGLLAVGFGSLAFADHLAAYLAAAFVWTIGQMLAAPPNAEINAELAPPALRGRYQAVFYLTFPAASFVAPALGGASLEYLGDWHWIITGAAGLLAVGGHLLAGPSRERQVAARLARSVGTATGKAPADVRGA from the coding sequence GTGCGTACCTGGCTACGCGACACGGCCGGCGGCCTCCCGGCGACGTACTGGTACCTGTGGACCGGGCTACTGATCAACCGGACCGGCGCGTTCGCGATGCTGTTCCTGTCGCTCTACCTGACCGACGTGCGGGGTGCCCGCGAGGCCGTCGCCGGCCTGGTCGTCGGGGCGTACGGCATCGGTGGGGCGGCCGGGGTGCTGCTCGGCGGGGTGCTCGCCGACTCCTGGGGACGGCGCCGGACCCTCCTGTGGTCGCATGTGGCCGCCGGCTCCCTGATGGTCGCGATGGCGTTCGCGGACGGCATCGGCACGATCGCCGTCCTCGCCACGCTCGTCGGGATCGTCCACTCGATGCCGGGGCCGGCGTTCGTCGCCGCGATCGTCGACATCGTGCCGGAGGAGCGCCGGTCCCGGGCGTTCAACCTGCAGTTCTGGGCATTCAACCTGGGGATGGCGGCGGCCTCGCTGCTCGCCGGAGTGCTCGCCGAGGCCAGCTTCACCGCACTGTTCCTGGTCGACGCGGTGGCCACCCTGACCACCGCCGCCATCATCGCCTGGAAGGTGCCCGAGACCCTGACCGGCCAGCGGCCCCGGCGGGTCAGGGGCGGCCCCGGACTGCGTACGGCGCTGACCGACCGGGCGTTCCTCGTCTTCGTCGCGCTCACCTTCGCGCTGGCGGTCCTGGTGACCCAGACCTCCACGATCATGCCGCTGGCGATGCGCGCCGACGGCCTCGGTCCGGGCGCGTACGGCATCGTCGTCGCCGTCGGCGGAGCACTGATCGTGGTCGGGCAACTCTTCGTACCCCGGCTCATCGACGGCCGCCGCAAACACCATGTACTGGCGTTGTCGACCGGCCTGCTGGCCGTCGGCTTCGGCTCGCTGGCGTTCGCCGACCACCTCGCCGCCTACCTCGCGGCGGCGTTCGTCTGGACGATCGGGCAGATGCTGGCGGCGCCCCCGAACGCCGAGATCAACGCGGAACTCGCCCCGCCCGCGCTACGCGGCCGCTACCAGGCGGTGTTCTACCTGACGTTCCCGGCCGCGTCGTTCGTCGCCCCGGCGCTCGGCGGGGCCAGCCTGGAATACCTGGGCGACTGGCACTGGATCATCACCGGTGCCGCCGGTCTGCTCGCCGTCGGTGGGCACCTGCTGGCCGGACCGTCCCGGGAGCGCCAGGTCGCGGCCCGGCTCGCCCGGTCCGTCGGGACGGCCACCGGAAAGGCGCCGGCCGACGTACGCGGCGCGTGA
- a CDS encoding SAP domain-containing protein, with translation MAQRNSSGRGGSATATKSRSGPAATQIRESDIAQRRVDDLRGELRRRGISGTSGLRKDDLVKRVVKELRADQRRGGAAKAGAPAKGAGKRTETAAGKATTAARGPGAKKSTTTARKSTSAAAKGTSGRTRQGGATSRTTKYAQRISSTQDRPERPGRSLVTTDHEVIKRWAQARNAKPATIENTEHDGHLGVLRFDFPGYHRGRPLTEVSWAEWLRTFDERQLNFIYQEQMRSGRPSNFFLLESPLREDG, from the coding sequence ATGGCTCAGCGGAACAGTTCAGGTCGCGGCGGGTCCGCGACCGCCACGAAGAGCCGGTCGGGTCCGGCGGCGACCCAGATCAGGGAGAGCGACATCGCCCAGCGGCGGGTCGACGACCTGCGCGGGGAACTGCGCCGTCGGGGGATCTCCGGCACGTCGGGGCTACGTAAGGACGACCTGGTCAAGCGGGTCGTGAAGGAGTTGCGGGCGGATCAGCGTCGGGGCGGCGCGGCCAAGGCCGGTGCCCCGGCGAAGGGGGCCGGCAAGCGTACGGAGACCGCGGCCGGCAAGGCGACCACGGCCGCGCGGGGCCCCGGCGCGAAGAAGAGCACGACGACGGCTCGGAAGAGCACGTCCGCGGCGGCCAAGGGAACGTCCGGCCGGACCCGGCAGGGCGGTGCGACCTCCCGGACGACGAAGTACGCCCAGCGCATCTCGTCGACCCAGGACCGGCCGGAGCGTCCGGGCCGCAGCCTGGTCACCACCGACCACGAGGTGATCAAGCGGTGGGCGCAGGCCCGCAACGCGAAACCGGCCACCATCGAGAACACCGAACACGACGGCCATCTCGGGGTGTTGCGTTTCGACTTCCCGGGGTATCACCGTGGCCGGCCGCTGACCGAGGTGAGTTGGGCCGAGTGGTTGCGTACGTTCGACGAGCGGCAGCTCAATTTCATCTACCAGGAACAGATGCGCAGTGGGCGGCCGAGCAACTTCTTCCTGCTCGAGTCACCGCTGCGCGAAGACGGCTGA
- a CDS encoding class I SAM-dependent methyltransferase, with translation MTRPRRPLGVVTRGTTNPNRLRRVDNWIAAHCAGVLHDAADPLVVDLGYGATPVTAVELRARLAAAVRPDVRVLGLEIDPVRVAAAATAADPPWLTFARGGFELAGTRPAVVRAFNVLRQYDEAEVAPAWRTMTDGLAAGGVVVEGTCDELGRLGSWVLLDAAGPRSLTLAAKLSTLGSPGTVAERLPKALIHRNVPGEPVHALLRALDDGWRAAAPYAPFGPRQRWVRAVSAIREAGWPVSDRPARWRLGEVTVPWSAVAPVAGG, from the coding sequence ATGACCCGACCGCGCCGCCCGCTCGGGGTCGTCACGCGCGGCACCACCAACCCCAACCGGCTGCGCCGGGTGGACAACTGGATCGCGGCCCACTGCGCCGGCGTGCTGCACGACGCCGCCGACCCGCTCGTGGTCGACCTGGGGTACGGCGCCACGCCGGTGACCGCCGTGGAGCTGCGCGCCCGGCTGGCCGCCGCCGTACGGCCCGACGTACGGGTGCTCGGCCTGGAGATCGATCCGGTGCGGGTGGCGGCCGCGGCGACCGCCGCCGACCCGCCCTGGTTGACGTTCGCCCGGGGCGGGTTCGAACTGGCCGGCACCCGGCCGGCCGTCGTACGCGCGTTCAACGTCCTGCGACAGTACGACGAGGCCGAGGTGGCGCCCGCCTGGCGGACGATGACCGACGGGCTGGCCGCCGGCGGTGTGGTCGTCGAGGGCACCTGCGACGAGTTGGGCCGGCTCGGTTCCTGGGTGCTGCTCGACGCGGCCGGTCCCCGGTCGCTGACCCTGGCCGCCAAACTGTCCACACTGGGCAGTCCGGGTACGGTCGCCGAACGGCTACCGAAGGCGCTGATCCATCGCAACGTGCCCGGCGAACCGGTGCACGCGCTGCTGCGGGCGCTCGACGACGGCTGGCGGGCCGCCGCGCCGTACGCCCCGTTCGGGCCGCGGCAGCGCTGGGTGCGCGCGGTGTCGGCGATACGCGAAGCGGGCTGGCCGGTGTCGGACCGGCCGGCCCGCTGGCGGCTGGGTGAGGTGACGGTGCCGTGGTCGGCGGTCGCCCCGGTGGCCGGGGGCTGA